The sequence below is a genomic window from Fimbriimonadaceae bacterium.
ACGCAAGTGGGAAGGGCCTGCCACGCTGTTTCCCGAGTATGCCGACGTCAGGCAGGCGGCGAAATTCGCGGCGCTGCGTGGTACGGTGGCCGCCTGCGAGGGGCGCGCTGCGGACGCGATCGCCGATGCGGATCGCCTCTTCGCGATGGCTGGACACCTCCGCGAGGAGCCGACCAACTTGGGAGCCTTGGTGGCGGAGTCGATCGAGAGGATCGCTCTGCAGCACGTCGGCGAGTGGTCCTTCATCCGCCGGGACGAACCCGCCTACGCTCAGGCATTGGACCGTTTGGTGCGAGCGTTGCCTCCTCCCGATCTGAAACGGGAGCACCGCGGGGACCTGTACGGAGTCCTGTCGTTGATCGAGCTCTGCTCCACGCCGAAAGGGCGTGCCGATCTGGGGCTCAAGGAAGAGGACCTCCCGAGCGGCCCTGAGCAGATCTTCACACGCCTCCTCAGCCCCAGCAAGTCGAGGATCAAAATCGTTCAGTCGTTCCGAAGATCGTGGGCGGTCCTCGACCAGCCATCGAAGGAGAGGGACCCAATCCTCGAGGACGCCCGCCAGGAATTCTTCCAGGCGTTGGTCGCCTTTCCGACGGCGGCGAGGATCTACCATGCGCTCGTTGCGGACACCGAGTTCACGATCGGCCGTGAGGAGGGGTGGCAGGCGCGCCGGCAGCAGTACCTGGCCCTGGCCCTTGCGCTGCGGAGCCCCGTGATTCCACCCTCGATCGACACAAGGAGGTGGCCAAGTCCGTTCGACGGCAAGCCGATGGCCTACCGCTTCGACGGGAAGCAGATTCAGATCGAAGTGAGTGGCCTTGAGGGGTCGACCGGGGTGCCTTCGATCCTCAAAGTGCCGCCTGATTGGGGTTTGGATCCCGCCGGGGAGCAAGCGGGATCACCCGCCCCGGCCGGCCGATAGCGGGGGCGGGGTGCCACGCGCGCTGGACGGACGTGTCCGGAAGGAGTGAAAGCGCGGATGAATCCGCGCAGTCCCATGGGCTAGCCCGCTAGGATTTCGCCTTGACGCTGGAACACGCCGTGGACGTACTCGGCGATCAGCACGCGCTGTTCGTGGCTGTCGGGGGCGAACTTGAATCCGCTCGTGTAGAGGTCGGAGTCCTTCACGGGTCGGCAGTACCGCACCTGGCCGCGCAAGGAGAGCGGTGTGCCGCCGTCCTGTCCGATCTCGAGCATGCAGATCTCGCTCACGGGCAACTGGTCCTTCGAACGAAGCTGGACGCCGCCGAGCCCGATGTCCACCAACATGGCGCGGTACGGTTCCTCGCGACCCTCTTGGTAGAGCAGGGCGCACTCCATGAATTCAAAGCGCGCGTAGTGTCTCAGGTCCGAATGTGCGTTGTCGTTCAAAGATCCACCCTCGTCGTCGGTGCCGCACGTGCGGCATCTCTTCTAAGATGATCGGAAGGTCGCCCGGGAATCTTAAACGACGGTCCCCAAAAACGGCATCCGCGCAAAAAAAGGCGCCCTTTCGAGAAAAGGCGCCCTTGGTGGTTCGAACCGGCGATCTACTTCTTGGGAGCGGAAGTGATCAGCACGTGTCCGGTCTTGGCGTCGAATTCGATCTCGACGTCCAGGCTGTCGCGAAGGAAGCTCAGGGGAACGATCGTGCGGCCCCGCTCGAGGAACGGCGCGATCTCCATGCTGACCGGCAGGTTGTTGATGTGCGCGACCGTGTCGCCGATGTGGACGACGATCGTGCGGCCGTTCGCTTCGGCGGTCATCACCTTGGCGATGTTCTCCCAGGCGACCTTGCCGTCCGCGGCCTCGAGGAGGTGGCGGATCGGAGCGAGGGGGATGCCGTTCTCGACGCGCGGCTGCACGTCGAACTCGACGTACTTCGAGTCCATCAGAATTGCGTAGGTGCCGATGTTGGGCACCCGATCACCCTTGGCGAGTCGAAGGAGGCCGACCCCGGCCTTGGCCGTCGTGGCGACCGACGTGCTCGGGGAACTCACATCGATCTTGGTCGCGACTTTGGATGTCACGACCGGCGGGGCCGTCCGGGCCACCTTCTCGGGGACCGTCGGCACGACCTTGGGCGCAACTTTCTCGACCGGTTTCGCTGGAGGAGCGGCCACGCGCTGGCCCGTTGGGGTGAGGCTCTTCGCCCCGGTCGCGATGGCGTTTTCGACCTGGATGGGTTTGGTGCCCGCGGCCGCTGCCGGCTTGACTTCGACGGGGTTCGCGCTCGTGAGGGGCTCGGTGGTCGGCACCTTGGGCGATCCTGGATTGCCGAGCACGGCCTTGCCCGGTTCGACGGTGGGTTTGATCGTCCCCGGATTGCCGGCGACGGGGAGGACCTTGTTTTCGGAGGTCGTGCCTTCGACCTTCTCCTCGGTCTTGCGGACCGTGCGGCCGCCGGGATTGTTCACGAAGACGCGGATCTTCTTGGTCTTGAGCGTATTGCTGGAATCGTCCACGACCCAAGCCTCGAGCTCGTGCCAGCCGTTGGCGTCCCGCTGGGTGTCCCACAAATAGCTGTAAGGCGGCACGTTCGTCATCGACTTGAACTGGTTGTCGATGAAGAAGCTCACGTACATGTTGCGGATGGACCGACCGAATCCGACCTTGATCTCGACGGGGCCTTGGACCGTGGAGCCCATCTTCGGCGCGGAGACGAAGACCGGCGACTGCGATCCGTCGTCGGCGCTGATCGTCGTCCGCTCGGTGCCCACGACCTTGCCGGCCTTGTCGAACAGCCGCACCTCGACTTGGTTGTCGCCCAGGTTCAGGGCGCTCAGGTCGAGCGTGAAGTTCGTTTCGCCGCTGCTGCTTCCAGAGTTCAGCGTCCTCGTGCCGTAGCTCACGCCATTGACGCGGAGCTCGGCAAGGGCCGCCGATGCCCCCGTGTACCGAATGGTCAACGTCGGGCTGTTGAGCGCCCGGTCGATCAGAATCGTCGCGTCGTAAATGAACGCGTTGGCCACCATGCACGCAGCAAACGCGCCTGCGACAGCAAGCAGCTTAGTCCAGCAATGTTTCATCGTCACTCCAATCCACGCCCATCCGTCGATGGGACCCTCCGTCTTGCCTATTCTCACACTTTGGCGTGTGAAAGTCAACCTCGCCCGTCGCCGCTCCCTGAAGGACGGATGGGAGGCGGGTAACGAGTGCTGGACGCGACGGAGCCCGGTTGAAGTTCGGGGGATGGTTCGACAGGTATCGTGGCCGCAAGAACGATGTTCACAGGCCTCTTGATCGCTTTCGCCCTGACGCAGGTGCCGACCGAATTGCAGAACTACCTCGCGCTTCCCGCCCCCGAGTTTCGATGGACGGTCGTGCGCCGCGACGGCGACCGGACGGATCTCTCCGTGCTGTCGCATGCGTGGCATGGCCACACGATGCGCCACGGCGTGAGCGTCCTCCGTCCTTCGAAGGACGACCACCCGGGCGTGGCGATGCTGATCGTGACCGGGGGAGACGTCAACGAGAAGGACGTTGCGGAGGCGCGGACCCTCGCCCGGGAATCGGGCATGGTCGTCGCCACGGTGTTCGATATTCCCAACCAGCCCCTGTTTGGCGAACGCGAGGACGGCCTCATCGCGACGACGTTCGTCAAGTTCCTGGAGACGGGCGATGCCACGTGGCCGCTGCTGTTCCCGATGGTCAAGGGCACCCTCCACGCGATGGATGCAGTGGAGCAGTGGAGCGAAACCGGCCGGCCGGCGCTTCGCAAGTTCGTTGTGACCGGGGCGAGCAAACGCGGTTGGACGAGCTGGCTGGTCGGCGCCAGCGGCGATCCGCGCGTGATCGGGATCGCGCCGGAGGTGTACGACAACCTCGACATCCTGCCTCAGATGAAGCACCAGGTCGAGGCGTTCGGCGGCTATTCGGAGCGGATCGGCGACTACACGAGCAAGGATCTGATCGCAACGCTGGAAACCGAGGCGGGTCAGAAGCTGGCCCGCATGGTGGATCCGTTGAGTTACGTCTCGAAGATCTCGATTCCCGTCCTTCTGGTGACGGGCACGAACGACCCCTATTGGCCGGCCGATGCGATGAGCCTCTACTGGAACAAGTTGCCGATGCCGAAGTGGGCGCGCATCTTGCCCAACAACGGCCACACGTTCCAAGACAAAGATTTGGAGCACGCCGCGCTCGCCGCGTTCGCCCGCTCCTGCGCAGGCGAGTTCGCGATGCCCTCCGTGGCCTGGGACCTGAAGATCGACGGCGAGGCTGCGGTGGCCTCGTTCGACGTGGACGGCCAGGGGATGGTGGCGTGCCGGATCTGGACGGCGGGCAGCGCGTCGCAGGACTTCCGCGCTTCGGTCTGGAAGGAGGCCGCAAAGGTCCAAGTCGACCCTCCGTCGACCGAGTCGGGCAAGAGCCGCCCCGCGATCCGCTTCGTGCTGCCCGCCGAGCCCTGGAAGGCGATCCTCGCCGAGGTTTCCTACCGGCGGGCCGGGCGGACGTTCAGCGTGTGCCTGCCGGTCCGGGTGGTCGGGCCGGGGGCTTAGTCCTTGGTCCTTCGTCCTTCGTCCTTAGGCCTTGGGCCTTGGGCCTTGGGCCTTGGGTGTTGGGCCTTGGGTGTTGGGCCTTGGTGTCGTTCCGCTTCCCGGTCATCCCGAGCGAAGTCGAGGGATCTGGAGGTCGGATCCGAGCGTGATCGGAGTGGTTGCTGCGATCCCGGGAGCCCTGCACAACCGGTTCCCTCGACAAGCTCGGGATGACGGGAGGGCCCGGGATGTCGGGAGGGCCCGGGATGTCGGGAGGGCCCGGGATGACGGGAGGGCCCGGGATGACGGGAGGGCCCGGGATGACGGGAGGGCCGGGATGACCGAGGAGGATCTCCGCGCCTCCGCGCCTCCGCGCCTCTGCGTGAGACCTTTTGGGGACCGTCTCCGCGCCTCCGCGCCTAGCGCGCGGGGGGTGCGCCGGTCTCGGCGACCACGGTGGACCCGATCCCGCCCCGCACGTTGAACTCCCCTGTGACCCGCATCCACCTGGGCGAGCACGCGGCGCCCAGCTCGTCGAGGATGCGGTTGACCACGGCTTCGTAGAAGATCCCCTCGTTCCGGAACCCGTAGTAGTACAGCTTGAGGGCCTTGAGTTCGAGGCACAGGGCGTCGGGGACGTACTCAAGGGTGATCGTGGCGAAATCCGGCTGGCCCGTTTTGGGGCAGACGCTGGTGAACTCGGGGCAGACGTGCGTGATGCGGTAGTCCCGCTGCGGCGCCGGGTTGGGGAAGGTCTCGACCATGGGCTACATCTTGTGGATCGCGTGGCCCGCCGCGTCCTCGTACGCCTCGAGCATCGCTTCGCCGAGGGTGGGGTGCGCGTGGATCGTGTCGGTCATCGCCTCGACCGTCGCCTCGAGCTTGATCGCGGCGGCGGCGGCGGCCACGAGGTCGGTCACGTGCGGGCCGATCATGTGCACCCCGAGCACCTCGCCGTACTTCTTCTCGGCGACGACCTTGATGAACCCATCCTTTTCGTCGATCGCCATGGCCTTGCCGAAGATCTGGAATCGGGATTTCCCGATGACCACATCGTAGCCCTGAGCCTCCGCCTCGCTCTGCGTGAGACCGACGGAGGCGACTTCGGGAATCGTGTAGACGCAGTTCGGGACGACCTTGTAGTCCATCTTCCGCTCCTCGCCGCGGACCGCGTTGGTCACCGCGACGATGCCCTCCATCGAGGCGACGTGGGCGAGCTGGATCCTTCCGGTGACGTCGCCGATCGCGTAGACGTTCGGGCAGTGCGTGCGCAGCGAGTCGTCCGCGACCTCCACCCCGCGCCGGTGGAGCTTGACGCCGATCTTCTCAAGGTTCATGCCGTCGGTGTTGGCCTTGCGTCCCACCCCGAGCAGCACGACTTCGACCTCGACGATCTCGGTCTTGGTGCCTTGCTTGACGTGGCACTTCCAGCCGCCCTTGGCCTTCTCGCACTTCTCAAGAGTCGCTCCGGTCTGGATTTTGATCCCCTGTCGTCCCAGAAGCTTGGCAAGCTCGGTTCCCAGGTCGGCGTCCATCGTGGGGATGAGGCTGGGCATCATCTCGACGACCGTCGTCTCGGTTCCCAGACCGTTGAAGACGTAGGCG
It includes:
- a CDS encoding PilZ domain-containing protein, encoding MNDNAHSDLRHYARFEFMECALLYQEGREEPYRAMLVDIGLGGVQLRSKDQLPVSEICMLEIGQDGGTPLSLRGQVRYCRPVKDSDLYTSGFKFAPDSHEQRVLIAEYVHGVFQRQGEILAG
- a CDS encoding stalk domain-containing protein, with amino-acid sequence MKHCWTKLLAVAGAFAACMVANAFIYDATILIDRALNSPTLTIRYTGASAALAELRVNGVSYGTRTLNSGSSSGETNFTLDLSALNLGDNQVEVRLFDKAGKVVGTERTTISADDGSQSPVFVSAPKMGSTVQGPVEIKVGFGRSIRNMYVSFFIDNQFKSMTNVPPYSYLWDTQRDANGWHELEAWVVDDSSNTLKTKKIRVFVNNPGGRTVRKTEEKVEGTTSENKVLPVAGNPGTIKPTVEPGKAVLGNPGSPKVPTTEPLTSANPVEVKPAAAAGTKPIQVENAIATGAKSLTPTGQRVAAPPAKPVEKVAPKVVPTVPEKVARTAPPVVTSKVATKIDVSSPSTSVATTAKAGVGLLRLAKGDRVPNIGTYAILMDSKYVEFDVQPRVENGIPLAPIRHLLEAADGKVAWENIAKVMTAEANGRTIVVHIGDTVAHINNLPVSMEIAPFLERGRTIVPLSFLRDSLDVEIEFDAKTGHVLITSAPKK
- a CDS encoding PhoPQ-activated pathogenicity-related family protein → MAARTMFTGLLIAFALTQVPTELQNYLALPAPEFRWTVVRRDGDRTDLSVLSHAWHGHTMRHGVSVLRPSKDDHPGVAMLIVTGGDVNEKDVAEARTLARESGMVVATVFDIPNQPLFGEREDGLIATTFVKFLETGDATWPLLFPMVKGTLHAMDAVEQWSETGRPALRKFVVTGASKRGWTSWLVGASGDPRVIGIAPEVYDNLDILPQMKHQVEAFGGYSERIGDYTSKDLIATLETEAGQKLARMVDPLSYVSKISIPVLLVTGTNDPYWPADAMSLYWNKLPMPKWARILPNNGHTFQDKDLEHAALAAFARSCAGEFAMPSVAWDLKIDGEAAVASFDVDGQGMVACRIWTAGSASQDFRASVWKEAAKVQVDPPSTESGKSRPAIRFVLPAEPWKAILAEVSYRRAGRTFSVCLPVRVVGPGA
- the queF gene encoding preQ(1) synthase, which encodes MVETFPNPAPQRDYRITHVCPEFTSVCPKTGQPDFATITLEYVPDALCLELKALKLYYYGFRNEGIFYEAVVNRILDELGAACSPRWMRVTGEFNVRGGIGSTVVAETGAPPAR
- the lpdA gene encoding dihydrolipoyl dehydrogenase; the protein is MTNEGSPTVNGPGAASTAPNAFGSIIEQISEIPGSKEQPQTMPSDNFDADLIVIGAGPGGYVAAIRAAQMGAKVVCVEKEYLGGTCLNWGCIPSKAMIASVERLQHVKHAGNLGIDVGGEAGMDFKKMMARKDKIVQAQRGGIGLLFKKNGVRHVEGFASFVDPHTVEVTKDGKKEKIRAKNFILAMGSSVIHLDIPGLKGGVKENVWTSDEAVTAPFVPKSMLILGGGAVGTEFAYVFNGLGTETTVVEMMPSLIPTMDADLGTELAKLLGRQGIKIQTGATLEKCEKAKGGWKCHVKQGTKTEIVEVEVVLLGVGRKANTDGMNLEKIGVKLHRRGVEVADDSLRTHCPNVYAIGDVTGRIQLAHVASMEGIVAVTNAVRGEERKMDYKVVPNCVYTIPEVASVGLTQSEAEAQGYDVVIGKSRFQIFGKAMAIDEKDGFIKVVAEKKYGEVLGVHMIGPHVTDLVAAAAAAIKLEATVEAMTDTIHAHPTLGEAMLEAYEDAAGHAIHKM